From the genome of Symphalangus syndactylus isolate Jambi chromosome 7, NHGRI_mSymSyn1-v2.1_pri, whole genome shotgun sequence, one region includes:
- the HBEGF gene encoding proheparin-binding EGF-like growth factor, whose protein sequence is MKLLPSVVLKLFLAAVLSALVTGESLERLRRGLAAGTSNLDPPTGSTDQLLPLGGGRDRKVRDLQEADLDLLRVTLSSKPQALATPSKEEHGKRKKKGKGLGKKRDPCLRKYKDFCIHGECKYVKELRAPSCICHPGYHGERCHGLSLPVENRLYTYDHTTILAVVAVVLSSVCLLVIVGLLMFRYHRRGGYDVENEEKVKLGMTNSH, encoded by the exons ATGAAGCTGCTGCCGTCGGTGGTGCTGAAGCTCTTTCTGGCTGCAG TTCTCTCGGCACTGGTGACTGGCGAGAGCCTGGAGCGGCTTCGGAGAGGGCTGGCGGCTGGAACCAGCAACCTGGACCCTCCCACTGGATCCACGGACCAGCTGCTACCCCTAGGAGGCGGCCGGGACCGGAAAGTCCGTGACTTGCAAGAGGCAGATCTGGACCTTTTGAGAG TCACTTTATCCTCCAAGCCACAGGCACTGGCCACACCAAGCAAGGAGGAgcatgggaaaagaaagaagaaaggcaagGGGCTAGGGAAGAAGAGGGACCCATGTCTTCGGAAATACAAGGACTTCTGCATCCATGGAGAATGCAAATATGTGAAGGAGCTCCGGGCTCCCTCCTGCAT CTGCCACCCGGGTTACCATGGAGAGAGGTGTCATGGGCTGAGCCTCCCAGTGGAAAATCGCTTATATACCTATGACCACACAACCATCCTGGCCGTGGTGGCCGTGGTGCTGTCATCTGTCTGTCTGCTGGTCATCGTGGGGCTTCTCATGTTTAG GTACCATAGGAGAGGAGGTTATGATgtggaaaatgaagagaaagtgaAGTTGGGCATGACTAATTCCCACTGA